The genome window TTTGCTGACAGTACGGCATTCAATGCCCGCTGCTTCTAAAGCTTTGGCAGTACCACCAGTAGCATCCAGCTCGAAACCCAGCTCAACCATAGTTCTGGCTAGTTCAACAACGCGCACTTTATCGCTGTCACGCACTGAAAGTAAAGCACGACCACCTGTTGGGATCACAGTGCCTGCACCTAACTCTGCTTTGGCAAAAGCTTCAGCGAAGGTATCACCCACACCCATCACTTCGCCTGTTGAGCGCATTTCAGGGCCGAGGATTGGATCCACACCAGGGAATTTGTTAAACGGGATCACCACTTCTTTCACTGAGAAATAAGGTGGAATAATTTCTTTAGTAATACCCTGGGATGCTAAAGACTGGCCAGCCATACAACGGGCGCCCACTTTAGCCACTGCCATACCTGTAGCTTTTGACACAAAAGGCACAGTACGGGCAGCGCGAGGGTTCACTTCAATCAGATAAATTTCATTATCTTTCACAGCAAACTGAGTGTTCATTAAACCGACCACACCCAGCTCCAGCGCCAGCTTTTTCACCTGCTCGCGCATTCTGTTCTGTACATCAACAGATAAGCTGTGTGGTGGTAAAGAACAGGCTGAGTCGCCTGAGTGCACACCGGCTTGTTCAATGTGTTCCATAATGCCGCCGATGATGACTTCTTTGCCGTCACAAATAGCGTCGATATCCACTTCGATGGCGTCATCAAGGAAACGGTCCAGCAGTACCGGAGAATCGTTCGACACGCTGACCGCTTCGGTCATATAACGACGTAAGTCGATATCGTCATACACGATTTCCATAGCACGGCCACCTAATACATAAGACGGACGCACCACCATTGGGTAACCAATGGCCGGAGCTTTAGCAATGGCTTCTTCCAGACTGGTGACTGTGGCGTTTTGTGGTTGTTTTAAACCTAAACGTTCTACCGCCTGCTGGAAACGTTCACGGTCTTCAGCGCGGTCAATAGCATCTGGTGAAGTACCAATAATTGGTACTCCGTTCGCTTCTAATGCACGGGCTAATTTTAATGGGGTCTGGCCACCGTACTGAACAATAACGCCTTTAGGCTGTTCTTTAAGCACGATTTCCAGTACGTCTTCCAGCGTAATAGATTCAAAGTACAGACGATCTGAAGTGTCGTAGTCAGTCGATACGGTTTCAGGGTTACAGTTGACCATAATAGTCTCGTAACCGTCTTCACGTAAGGCCAGAGCAGCGTGCACACAGCAGTAGTCAAACTCAATACCCTGACCGATGCGGTTTGGACCACCACCAATAATCATGATCTTGTCACGATTAGTTGGTGCTGCTTCACATTCTTCATCGTAGGTGCTGTACATGTAAGCCGTGTCTGATAAAAACTCAGCAGCACAGGTATCCACACGTTTATACACTGGGTGCAGGCCAAAGCTGTGACGCTTTTTACGCACTTCGCTTTCAGCTACACCTAATAAGTCAGCCAAACGTTGGTCGGCAAAACCTTTACGTTTTAATACTTTTAAGCGGCTTTCATCTAAACCGGCAAAACCAGCAGCTTGCACTGCAGTTTCTTCTTTCAGTAAATCTTCAATCTGAACCAGGAACCAGTGATCGATTTTGGTCAGCGCATAGATTTCATCCATGCTCATGCCCATACGGAAGGCATCTGCTATGTACCAAATGCGGTGTGAACCAGGTTCACGCAGTTCACGGATGATTTTTTCTTTGGCTTCAGGAGCGTGGATATCAATGATTGGGTCTAAACCACAAACACCAATTTCCAGACCACGTAAGGCTTTTTGCAGCGACTCTTGCTGGTTACGGCCAATCGCCATCACTTCACCGACAGACTTCATCTGAGTAGTTAAGCGGTCATTGGCACCAGCAAATTTTTCAAAGTTAAAACGTGGCACTTTGGTCACAACATAGTCGATGCTTGGCTCAAACGACGCCGGTGTTTTACCGCCGGTAATATCGTTTGCCAGTTCATCCAGCGTATAACCACAAGCCAGCTTGGCCGCCACTTTAGCAATAGGGAAACCCGTTGCTTTGGACGCTAAAGCTGAAGAACGTGATACACGTGGGTTCATCTCGATGATGACCATACGACCATCTTCAGGATTGATACCAAACTGGACGTTTGAACCACCGGTTTCCACACCAATTTCACGCAGTACAGCCAAAGAGGCGTTACGCATGATTTGATATTCTTTATCCGTTAAGGTCTGAGCCGGGGCTACAGTGATTGAGTCACCTGTGTGCACACCCATAGGGTCGAAGTTTTCGATAGAACAAACGATGATGCAGTTATCGTTTTTATCACGAACCACTTCCATCTCATATTCTTTCCAGCCGATCAGCGACTCATCAATCAGCAACTCTTTAGTTGGCGATAAATCCAGACCACGGGTACAGATTTCTTCAAATTCTTCGCGGTTGTAAGCAATACCGCCACCTGAACCACCCATAGTGAAAGATGGACGGATGATGCAAGGGAAACCAATAGTTTCCAATACGCCGTACGCTTCTTCCATAGAGTGCGCAAAACCAGCACGTGGGCAAGACAGACCGATAGAGCGCATGGCTTTATCGAAACGACCACGGTCTTCTGCTTTGTCGATGGCATCCGCTGTAGCGCCAATCATTTCGACATTGTATTTTGCCAGCACACCATGACGCTCTAAATCCAGCGCACAGTTTAACGCGGTCTGACCGCCCATGGTCGGTAACACCGCACATGGACGTTCTTTTTCAATGATTTTCTCAACCACTTGCCAGTGAATAGGTTCGATGTAGGTCGCATCGGCCATTTCCGGGTCTGTCATGATAGTGGCAGGGTTAGAGTTCACCAGAATGACGCGGTAACCCTCTTCTTTTAATGCTTTACAGGCTTGAGCACCTGAATAATCGAACTCACAAGCCTGACCAATCACAATAGGACCGGCGCCGAGGATAAGAATACTTTTAAGATCGGTACGTTTTGGCATAGCTATTCTCTGTCTCTCTGATTCTTACCAATTAAGCCTGACGCTGTTGCATCAATTCGATAAAGTGGTCAAACAATTCACTGGCTTCGTGTGGACCAGGGCTAGCTTCAGGGTGGCCCTGGAAGCTGAACGCTGGTTTATCGGTGCGGTGAATGCCCTGCAAAGTACCATCAAACAACGACTTGTGAGTCGCACGTAAATTGGCAGGTAATGTGGCTTCTTCCACAGCAAAACCGTGGTTCTGTGCTGTGATTAACACCTTGTTTGTATCCAGATTTTTCACCGGATGGTTACCACCATGGTGACCCACTGTCATTTTGATCGTTTTAGCACCGCTGGCTAACGCCAGTAATTGGTGACCTAAACAAATACCAAACACAGGAATATCAGTGGTCAGGAAAGTTTCGATGGCTTTAATGGCGTAATCGCAAGGAGCCGGATCACCAGGACCATTGGATAAGAAAATACCGTCAGGGTTCAGTGCTAATACTTCTTCAGCAGAAGTTTGAGCCGGAACTACAGTTAAACGACAACCGCGGTCGGCCAACATGCGTAAAATATTACGTTTCACACCAAAATCGTAGGCAACTACATGAAAGGCTGAATTATCTGGTTTGGCAAAGCCCTGACCTAAAGTCCAGCTGCCTTCTGTCCATTGATAAGACTCTTTCACTGAAACTTCTTTGGCTAAGTCCATACCGGACAAACCAGGGAAAGCACGCGCCAGTTCTAAAGCTTTGCTTTCGTCTAAGTTATCACCGGCCATCAAGCAGCCGTTTTGTGCGCCTTTTTCACGCAAAATACGGGTCAGCTTACGGGTATCTATGTCGGCGATACCTAAAATATTACGGGAGCTAAGATAGTGACTAAGAGAGGCTTGATTACGGAAATT of Rheinheimera sp. MM224 contains these proteins:
- the carB gene encoding carbamoyl-phosphate synthase large subunit → MPKRTDLKSILILGAGPIVIGQACEFDYSGAQACKALKEEGYRVILVNSNPATIMTDPEMADATYIEPIHWQVVEKIIEKERPCAVLPTMGGQTALNCALDLERHGVLAKYNVEMIGATADAIDKAEDRGRFDKAMRSIGLSCPRAGFAHSMEEAYGVLETIGFPCIIRPSFTMGGSGGGIAYNREEFEEICTRGLDLSPTKELLIDESLIGWKEYEMEVVRDKNDNCIIVCSIENFDPMGVHTGDSITVAPAQTLTDKEYQIMRNASLAVLREIGVETGGSNVQFGINPEDGRMVIIEMNPRVSRSSALASKATGFPIAKVAAKLACGYTLDELANDITGGKTPASFEPSIDYVVTKVPRFNFEKFAGANDRLTTQMKSVGEVMAIGRNQQESLQKALRGLEIGVCGLDPIIDIHAPEAKEKIIRELREPGSHRIWYIADAFRMGMSMDEIYALTKIDHWFLVQIEDLLKEETAVQAAGFAGLDESRLKVLKRKGFADQRLADLLGVAESEVRKKRHSFGLHPVYKRVDTCAAEFLSDTAYMYSTYDEECEAAPTNRDKIMIIGGGPNRIGQGIEFDYCCVHAALALREDGYETIMVNCNPETVSTDYDTSDRLYFESITLEDVLEIVLKEQPKGVIVQYGGQTPLKLARALEANGVPIIGTSPDAIDRAEDRERFQQAVERLGLKQPQNATVTSLEEAIAKAPAIGYPMVVRPSYVLGGRAMEIVYDDIDLRRYMTEAVSVSNDSPVLLDRFLDDAIEVDIDAICDGKEVIIGGIMEHIEQAGVHSGDSACSLPPHSLSVDVQNRMREQVKKLALELGVVGLMNTQFAVKDNEIYLIEVNPRAARTVPFVSKATGMAVAKVGARCMAGQSLASQGITKEIIPPYFSVKEVVIPFNKFPGVDPILGPEMRSTGEVMGVGDTFAEAFAKAELGAGTVIPTGGRALLSVRDSDKVRVVELARTMVELGFELDATGGTAKALEAAGIECRTVSKVFEGRPHILDRIKNGEYSYIVNTTEGRQAIEDSKVLRRGALQHKANYTTTLNAAFATCKANAANAFATVASVQELHKRVYG
- the carA gene encoding glutamine-hydrolyzing carbamoyl-phosphate synthase small subunit — encoded protein: MTKSALLVLEDGTVFRGTAIGAEGISVGEVVFNTSMTGYQEILTDPSYAEQIVTLTYPHIGNTGTNDEDEESDKIWAKGLIIRDLPLLASNFRNQASLSHYLSSRNILGIADIDTRKLTRILREKGAQNGCLMAGDNLDESKALELARAFPGLSGMDLAKEVSVKESYQWTEGSWTLGQGFAKPDNSAFHVVAYDFGVKRNILRMLADRGCRLTVVPAQTSAEEVLALNPDGIFLSNGPGDPAPCDYAIKAIETFLTTDIPVFGICLGHQLLALASGAKTIKMTVGHHGGNHPVKNLDTNKVLITAQNHGFAVEEATLPANLRATHKSLFDGTLQGIHRTDKPAFSFQGHPEASPGPHEASELFDHFIELMQQRQA